The following are encoded in a window of Alphaproteobacteria bacterium genomic DNA:
- a CDS encoding GNAT family N-acetyltransferase codes for MTSFQISLRPATPDDAPALSRFIDMASEGLTAHLWAKMADPDESLWDVGERRARRREGGFSYLNGHIAEIDGTAAGGLVGYPLPDEPVVIGPDFPAMFVPLQELEDLAPGSWYINALAVLPGFRNGRIGGHLLGAAERFARDRDCKQTSLIVFDRNIGARRLYECHGYREVARRPIIKDGWVCDSTESLLLVKDLTA; via the coding sequence TTGACCTCATTCCAGATATCTCTACGCCCTGCCACGCCCGACGACGCGCCCGCCCTGTCGCGTTTCATCGATATGGCCTCGGAGGGCCTGACCGCACACCTATGGGCCAAGATGGCCGACCCCGACGAAAGCCTGTGGGATGTCGGGGAACGCCGAGCCCGGCGGCGCGAGGGCGGGTTTTCTTATCTCAATGGTCACATTGCGGAAATCGACGGCACCGCGGCGGGCGGTCTCGTCGGGTATCCCTTGCCGGATGAACCGGTCGTGATCGGACCCGACTTTCCGGCCATGTTCGTGCCCCTCCAGGAGCTCGAAGACCTCGCTCCCGGAAGCTGGTACATCAACGCGCTGGCCGTGCTTCCGGGATTTCGCAACGGAAGAATCGGCGGCCACCTGCTGGGCGCGGCCGAAAGGTTCGCGAGGGACCGGGACTGCAAGCAAACGAGCCTCATCGTCTTCGACCGGAACATCGGAGCACGTCGGCTTTACGAGTGCCACGGTTATCGCGAAGTCGCCCGGCGCCCGATTATCAAGGACGGCTGGGTTTGTGACAGCACCGAATCGCTGCTTCTGGTCAAGGACCTCACCGCCTGA
- a CDS encoding DUF1244 domain-containing protein, with the protein MDDSTRTELEAAAFRHLVGHLRERNDVQNIDLMNLAGFCRNCLSKWYRAAAEEKGIDMTNDDAREIVYGMPYDEWKAKHQTEATAEQKAAYEQNRPRD; encoded by the coding sequence ATGGACGATTCCACACGCACCGAGCTCGAGGCGGCCGCCTTCCGCCACCTCGTCGGGCATCTTCGCGAGCGCAACGATGTGCAGAACATCGATCTCATGAATCTGGCCGGGTTTTGCCGCAATTGCCTGTCGAAATGGTACCGCGCGGCGGCCGAGGAAAAAGGCATCGACATGACCAATGACGATGCCCGCGAGATCGTCTACGGCATGCCCTATGACGAGTGGAAGGCGAAACACCAGACCGAGGCGACGGCGGAACAGAAAGCGGCCTACGAGCAGAACCGGCCGCGCGACTGA
- the can gene encoding carbonate dehydratase, which yields MPIDYEKLFDHNRAWAESVKASDPDFFLNLSRQQSPELLWIGCADSRVPANQIIDLPPGEVFVHRNIANVVVPSDLNCLSVLQFAVEILHVKHIIVCGHYGCGGVKTSMSNDDHGLIDNWLRHIRDVHRLHRDRFAGLDEDAAVDLLCELNVTEQVRNVCTTTIVRDAWRRGADLHVHGWIYSIRDGLLKDMCVSKGEIDPLAIGTGGPDAAG from the coding sequence ATGCCGATCGACTATGAGAAACTCTTCGACCACAACCGGGCGTGGGCAGAAAGCGTCAAGGCGAGCGATCCGGATTTCTTCCTCAACCTTTCACGCCAGCAGTCGCCGGAATTGCTGTGGATCGGCTGCGCCGACAGCCGCGTGCCGGCCAACCAAATCATCGACCTGCCGCCGGGCGAGGTCTTCGTCCACCGCAACATCGCCAACGTCGTGGTGCCGTCGGACCTCAACTGCCTCTCGGTCCTGCAATTCGCCGTCGAGATCCTGCACGTCAAGCATATCATCGTCTGCGGCCACTATGGCTGCGGCGGCGTCAAGACCTCGATGTCGAACGACGATCATGGACTGATCGACAATTGGCTGCGCCATATCAGGGACGTCCACCGCCTGCACCGCGATCGCTTTGCCGGGCTCGATGAGGACGCGGCGGTCGATCTGCTGTGTGAGCTCAATGTCACCGAGCAGGTGCGGAACGTGTGCACGACGACGATCGTGCGCGACGCCTGGCGCCGCGGCGCCGACCTCCATGTGCACGGCTGGATCTACAGCATCCGCGATGGCCTTTTGAAGGACATGTGCGTGAGCAAAGGCGAAATCGATCCCCTGGCGATCGGGACCGGCGGCCCGGACGCGGCCGGGTAA
- a CDS encoding 8-oxoguanine deaminase, translated as MTTWIKNPLAILADGAAGGVVIDGAEIVELVAAGAAPRTAIDTVFDASQHVVLPGLINTHHHFYQTLTRAHPEALDKELFPWLLAHYPVWARMTPESVRVAVRMAMVELMLSGCTTTSDHHYVFPRHIGDAIDIAVDEARRLGMRVVLTRGSMDLSEKDGGLPPDEVVQPAEIILADSERLIKAHHETGPGAMVQIALAPCTPFTASRELMRDTAELGRRLGVRLHTHLAETEDENAYCLEHFGHRPLDYLDSVGWLADDVWLAHGVFFNSDERKRLGAAGTGICHCPSSNMILASGFCPVPDLEAEGCAVGLGVDGSASNNCSNLIQEVRQALLLQRVARRDPTISHRDALRWATRGSAACLGRTDIGEIAVGKQADLGLYRLDDLRFSGHGDALAALILSGAHGVDQLMIAGQWRVVDGAIPGFDVGQLRAQHQDAAARLAAPS; from the coding sequence GTGACGACCTGGATCAAGAATCCGCTCGCCATCCTGGCCGACGGCGCCGCCGGTGGCGTCGTCATCGACGGCGCCGAGATCGTCGAATTGGTGGCGGCCGGCGCGGCGCCGCGGACAGCCATCGATACGGTCTTCGATGCGTCGCAACATGTTGTCCTGCCGGGGCTGATCAACACCCACCACCATTTCTACCAGACCCTGACCCGCGCCCATCCCGAGGCGCTCGACAAGGAGTTGTTTCCCTGGCTGCTGGCGCATTATCCGGTATGGGCGCGGATGACGCCGGAATCGGTGCGGGTTGCGGTGCGGATGGCGATGGTCGAGTTGATGCTGTCGGGGTGCACGACGACCTCCGACCATCACTACGTTTTTCCGCGGCATATCGGCGACGCCATCGATATCGCGGTCGACGAGGCGCGCCGGCTCGGTATGCGGGTCGTTCTGACGCGCGGCTCGATGGATTTGTCGGAGAAGGATGGCGGGCTGCCGCCCGACGAGGTCGTGCAGCCGGCCGAAATCATCCTCGCCGACAGCGAGCGGCTGATCAAAGCCCACCACGAAACCGGCCCCGGGGCCATGGTGCAGATCGCCCTCGCGCCCTGCACGCCGTTCACGGCGTCGCGCGAGTTGATGCGCGATACCGCCGAGCTCGGGCGCCGGCTCGGCGTTCGCCTCCATACCCATCTCGCCGAGACCGAGGACGAGAACGCCTATTGCCTCGAGCATTTCGGCCACCGGCCGCTCGACTACCTGGATTCCGTCGGCTGGCTCGCCGATGACGTATGGCTGGCCCACGGGGTATTTTTCAACAGCGACGAACGAAAGCGTCTCGGCGCGGCGGGCACCGGGATTTGCCATTGCCCGAGTTCGAACATGATCCTCGCCTCCGGGTTCTGCCCGGTGCCGGATCTCGAGGCCGAGGGCTGCGCGGTCGGGCTCGGCGTCGACGGCTCGGCGTCGAACAACTGCTCCAACCTGATCCAGGAAGTCCGTCAGGCCCTGCTGCTGCAGCGGGTGGCGCGCCGCGACCCGACGATCAGTCACCGCGACGCCCTGCGCTGGGCGACGCGGGGGTCGGCGGCCTGCCTCGGCCGCACCGACATCGGCGAGATCGCGGTCGGCAAGCAGGCCGACCTTGGCCTCTACCGGCTCGACGATTTGCGCTTCTCGGGCCATGGCGATGCGCTCGCCGCGCTCATCCTGTCGGGCGCCCACGGGGTCGACCAGTTGATGATCGCCGGCCAGTGGCGGGTGGTCGACGGCGCCATTCCCGGTTTCGATGTGGGCCAATTGCGGGCCCAACACCAGGACGCCGCCGCGCGGTTGGCCGCACCGTCTTGA
- a CDS encoding potassium transporter, whose protein sequence is MHVETLNLREVVIFLFAAGIVVPLVHRLRISPVFGFLIVGLAIGPHGVARFADALPWLRYAVITDLAGVRPLAELGVVFLLFMIGLGLSLDRLWGMRRRVFGLGGAQVVLTSAVIAVIASFFDNTLAAAVVLGAGFALSSTAIVMQLLSEKRRLGTATGRTSFAILLCQDLAVLPILFLVGAFTAQSDGQVLAAFTWAIGQAFVAVAAILAIGRLVIRPVFRFVGSTASREMFLAFVLLIIVGTALATERVGLSMALGAFLAGLLFAETEYRHEIEVDIEPFKGLLLGLFFVSVGMSIDLAQVAAKPLWLLASVFGLYLVKTPIVYALARWFGEPRSVALEAGLLLGQGGEFAFLVVGMAYRLGLMPYDTAQFMLIVTGITMIATPPVAHIARKLAHATETREADRGQRDSDIPTGLSGHVIVVGYGRVGQMLGSVLAGQEIPYVGLDVDADMVARFRAAGAGIFYGDASRADMLRRFDVDKAAALVVTMDSPHTAEHVVATARQHWPDLIVYARARDRAHAARLIAQGATHVIPETIEASLQLGEMVLMGIGIPDQAARRIIEARRQAEQVAVDESR, encoded by the coding sequence ATGCATGTTGAGACGCTAAATCTACGCGAGGTGGTGATTTTTCTCTTCGCCGCCGGCATCGTCGTGCCGCTAGTTCATCGCCTGAGAATCAGTCCGGTCTTCGGCTTTCTGATTGTCGGGCTTGCGATCGGACCCCATGGCGTGGCGCGCTTCGCCGACGCGCTGCCGTGGCTGCGCTATGCCGTGATTACCGACCTGGCCGGCGTCCGCCCCCTGGCCGAACTGGGCGTCGTGTTCCTGCTGTTCATGATTGGGCTCGGACTCTCGCTTGATCGGTTATGGGGAATGCGGCGCCGGGTTTTCGGACTAGGGGGCGCGCAGGTCGTCCTGACCAGCGCAGTGATTGCTGTTATTGCTTCGTTCTTCGATAATACCCTGGCCGCTGCAGTCGTGCTCGGCGCCGGCTTCGCGTTGTCCTCGACAGCGATAGTCATGCAGTTGTTGTCTGAGAAGCGCCGCCTGGGTACGGCAACGGGCCGCACCAGCTTTGCCATCCTTTTGTGCCAGGACTTGGCAGTGCTGCCAATCCTGTTTCTAGTCGGTGCCTTTACAGCCCAGAGCGACGGTCAGGTGCTGGCCGCATTTACCTGGGCGATCGGCCAGGCGTTTGTCGCGGTCGCGGCTATCCTGGCTATCGGCCGGTTGGTGATCCGACCGGTGTTTCGCTTCGTCGGCAGCACCGCTAGCCGTGAAATGTTTCTGGCGTTCGTTCTGTTGATCATAGTCGGCACCGCGCTCGCAACCGAACGGGTTGGCCTGTCAATGGCGCTAGGCGCATTCCTCGCCGGGCTATTGTTCGCCGAAACCGAATACCGACATGAAATCGAGGTCGACATCGAACCGTTCAAGGGCCTGCTGCTCGGCCTCTTCTTTGTTTCAGTGGGCATGAGTATCGACCTTGCCCAAGTGGCCGCCAAACCACTCTGGTTGCTTGCCTCGGTCTTCGGACTGTATCTCGTCAAAACACCAATCGTTTACGCCCTTGCGCGATGGTTCGGCGAGCCCCGATCGGTGGCGCTGGAAGCTGGTCTACTGTTGGGCCAGGGTGGTGAGTTCGCCTTCCTTGTTGTCGGCATGGCCTATAGGCTTGGCCTGATGCCATACGATACCGCCCAGTTCATGCTGATCGTCACTGGCATAACGATGATCGCGACACCGCCGGTGGCCCATATCGCCCGCAAGCTGGCCCACGCTACTGAAACCCGAGAAGCGGACCGTGGCCAGCGCGACAGCGATATTCCGACTGGACTTTCCGGCCATGTCATTGTTGTTGGCTATGGCCGCGTCGGCCAGATGCTCGGCTCAGTGCTCGCCGGTCAAGAGATCCCGTATGTCGGGCTCGATGTCGACGCAGATATGGTCGCACGCTTCCGGGCTGCCGGCGCCGGCATCTTCTATGGGGACGCGAGCCGAGCAGACATGTTACGCAGGTTCGACGTCGACAAGGCCGCGGCGCTAGTAGTGACTATGGACAGCCCGCATACTGCGGAGCATGTGGTCGCGACCGCCCGCCAGCACTGGCCGGATCTCATAGTCTACGCGCGCGCCCGTGACCGCGCGCATGCGGCACGGCTTATTGCCCAGGGCGCCACCCACGTTATCCCCGAGACCATCGAGGCGAGCCTGCAACTCGGCGAAATGGTGTTGATGGGTATCGGTATCCCGGATCAGGCGGCCCGCCGCATCATCGAGGCGCGCCGCCAAGCAGAGCAGGTCGCGGTAGACGAGAGCCGGTGA
- a CDS encoding DUF2312 domain-containing protein, whose product MTNIGGIAADQLRSYIERIERLEEEKAALAADIREVFAEAKGNGFDVKTMRQVLRLRKLDRADLQEQEAILDVYRRALGV is encoded by the coding sequence ATGACCAATATCGGCGGCATCGCCGCGGACCAGTTGCGGTCCTACATCGAACGCATCGAGCGGCTGGAAGAGGAGAAGGCCGCGCTGGCAGCCGATATCCGCGAGGTCTTCGCCGAGGCCAAAGGAAACGGGTTCGACGTCAAGACGATGCGGCAGGTGCTGCGCCTCCGTAAATTGGATCGCGCCGACTTGCAGGAGCAAGAGGCGATTCTCGATGTCTACCGGCGCGCGCTGGGTGTGTAG
- a CDS encoding carboxylate-amine ligase has translation MTSLKEPTFTVGIEEEYLLVDRETRDLASDPPAEVLRDCEKVLEGQVTPEFLRSQIEVGTRVCGSIKEAAEDLKRLRRTIIDVADNYGLGMIAASTHPMADWGEQKHTDKDRYNILARDLQAVARRLLICGMHVHVGIEDNDLRIDLMNQVTYVLPHILALSTSSPFWRGDKTGLMSYRIAVWDELPRTGLPERFDGWEHYQRFVDMMCRSGVIEDATKLWWDVRPSARFPTLEMRVSDICTRVEDTICIAAIYMCWLSMLYRLRRRNQRWRIYSPLLIRENRWRAQRYGHAEGLVDFGLGQVVPYSGLLDEIFDLIGEDAERLDCVEEIRHARKIVEDGTSAHRQIAAFDQACADGASHREGLMAVVDMLIEDTKVGL, from the coding sequence GTGACGTCACTCAAGGAGCCGACCTTCACCGTCGGAATCGAAGAAGAATACCTCCTCGTCGACCGCGAGACGCGCGACCTCGCCAGCGACCCGCCGGCCGAGGTGTTGCGCGACTGCGAAAAGGTGTTGGAAGGGCAGGTCACTCCGGAGTTCCTGCGCTCCCAGATCGAGGTCGGCACCCGCGTCTGCGGTTCGATCAAGGAGGCCGCCGAAGACCTCAAGCGCCTGCGCCGTACCATCATCGATGTCGCCGATAACTATGGCCTCGGCATGATCGCCGCCTCGACCCACCCGATGGCCGATTGGGGCGAGCAGAAACACACCGACAAGGATCGCTACAACATCCTCGCCCGCGACCTCCAAGCGGTCGCCCGGCGGCTGCTGATTTGCGGCATGCACGTCCATGTCGGCATCGAGGACAATGACCTGCGCATCGACCTGATGAACCAGGTCACTTACGTCCTGCCCCATATCCTGGCCTTGAGCACCTCGTCGCCGTTCTGGCGCGGCGACAAGACCGGGTTGATGTCCTACCGCATCGCGGTGTGGGACGAATTGCCCCGAACCGGCCTGCCGGAACGGTTCGACGGCTGGGAGCACTACCAGCGCTTCGTCGACATGATGTGCCGTTCGGGCGTGATCGAGGACGCCACCAAGCTGTGGTGGGACGTCCGCCCGAGCGCCCGTTTCCCAACCCTGGAAATGCGGGTCAGCGACATCTGCACCCGGGTCGAGGACACGATCTGTATCGCCGCCATCTACATGTGCTGGCTCAGCATGCTCTATCGGCTGCGGCGGCGGAACCAGCGCTGGCGCATCTACTCGCCGCTGTTGATCCGCGAGAACCGGTGGCGCGCCCAGCGCTACGGCCACGCCGAAGGGTTGGTCGATTTCGGCCTCGGCCAAGTGGTTCCCTATAGCGGGCTGCTCGATGAGATCTTCGACCTGATCGGCGAGGACGCGGAGCGCCTCGACTGCGTCGAGGAGATCCGCCATGCGCGCAAGATCGTCGAGGATGGCACCAGCGCCCACCGCCAGATCGCGGCCTTCGACCAGGCTTGTGCCGACGGCGCCAGCCACCGCGAAGGTTTGATGGCGGTCGTCGACATGCTGATCGAGGACACCAAGGTCGGGCTATAG
- a CDS encoding 4-hydroxyproline epimerase, with protein MASHTFFCIDAHTCGNPVRVVAEGQPALAGTTASARRQDFLARYDWIRTGLMFEPRGHDMMSGSLLYPPTRDDCDLGIVFIETSGCLPMCGHGTIGTVTVALERGLATAKEPGLLRLDTPAGVVEAAYRENDGHVDAVRIRNVPAYLHSEGVEIDCPELGRLRLDIAYGGNFYAIVDPQEGYRDLADLGPAGVQRLSPIVRDLVNAVVEPVHPEDGTIRGVSHVLWAGAPTAAEADARNAVFYGDKAIDRSPCGTGTSARMAQWAAQGRLAVGDEFVHESIIGSLFKGRVEAEARVGNHPAIVPSIEGWARITGLNTIFIDDRDPYAHGFQVV; from the coding sequence ATGGCCAGCCACACATTCTTCTGTATCGACGCCCATACCTGCGGCAATCCGGTGCGCGTCGTCGCCGAGGGCCAGCCCGCGCTCGCCGGCACCACGGCGAGCGCGCGGCGCCAGGATTTCCTCGCCCGCTACGATTGGATCCGCACCGGCCTGATGTTCGAGCCGCGCGGCCACGACATGATGTCGGGCAGCCTGCTCTACCCGCCGACCCGCGACGATTGCGACCTCGGCATCGTCTTCATCGAGACCAGCGGTTGCCTGCCGATGTGCGGCCACGGCACCATCGGCACCGTCACCGTCGCCCTCGAGCGCGGCCTGGCGACGGCCAAGGAGCCCGGCCTGCTGAGGCTCGACACGCCGGCCGGCGTGGTCGAGGCGGCTTATCGGGAGAACGACGGTCATGTCGACGCGGTGCGCATTCGCAACGTGCCGGCATACCTTCACAGCGAGGGCGTCGAGATCGACTGCCCGGAGCTCGGCCGGCTGCGCCTCGACATTGCCTATGGCGGCAACTTCTACGCCATCGTCGATCCACAGGAAGGCTACCGCGATCTCGCCGACCTCGGCCCGGCCGGCGTGCAGCGGCTCAGTCCGATCGTCCGCGACCTGGTCAACGCCGTGGTCGAACCGGTCCACCCCGAGGACGGCACCATTCGCGGCGTCAGCCATGTGCTGTGGGCCGGGGCGCCGACCGCGGCCGAGGCCGACGCCCGCAACGCCGTCTTCTATGGCGACAAGGCGATCGACCGTTCGCCATGCGGGACCGGCACTTCGGCGCGCATGGCGCAGTGGGCGGCCCAGGGGCGGCTCGCGGTCGGCGACGAATTCGTCCATGAGAGCATCATCGGCAGCTTGTTCAAGGGCCGCGTCGAGGCCGAGGCGCGGGTCGGCAACCACCCCGCGATCGTGCCGTCGATCGAGGGTTGGGCGCGGATCACCGGGCTCAACACCATCTTCATCGACGACCGCGACCCCTACGCCCACGGCTTCCAGGTGGTGTAG
- a CDS encoding sulfotransferase, giving the protein MQSHADSPCIFIGGRRRTGTTMVHGLICKSDDTIELTRECTYLWQLMHAYGVSNALFDDHVSDYFESREEFTAFHREAVDRYLGHVAARFGPERRIVQKAPRLTPHFEDLAGLCPNAKFLVMIRDPRDTVASQWGRWHRINKRLNIVDELQRFVGLYKSLNQSRQVLGGGRLLFVRYEGLVVSPRETLGEIAKFLDISPPATDDDLSWPVKRPPADPSSTELDGQPPSRSRVGAYKGILKKDILDAIERNRAVIAKETGIDCFAADEPENKERFANTWPLAAPN; this is encoded by the coding sequence ATGCAAAGCCATGCCGACTCGCCCTGTATCTTTATCGGCGGCCGCCGTCGTACCGGCACGACGATGGTGCACGGCCTGATCTGCAAAAGCGACGACACCATCGAACTGACGCGGGAGTGCACCTATCTGTGGCAGTTGATGCACGCCTACGGCGTCTCGAACGCTCTGTTCGACGATCATGTTTCCGACTACTTCGAGTCCCGGGAGGAATTCACCGCGTTTCACCGCGAGGCCGTCGACCGCTATCTCGGCCATGTCGCGGCGCGCTTCGGCCCCGAGCGCCGGATCGTCCAGAAGGCGCCACGGCTGACGCCGCACTTCGAGGACCTTGCCGGCCTGTGCCCGAACGCAAAATTCCTGGTCATGATCCGCGATCCCCGCGATACCGTGGCCTCGCAATGGGGACGCTGGCATCGCATCAACAAGCGCCTCAACATCGTCGACGAATTGCAGCGCTTCGTCGGGCTTTATAAGTCTCTCAACCAATCACGGCAGGTCTTGGGCGGCGGGCGGTTGCTGTTCGTGCGCTACGAGGGGCTGGTCGTGTCGCCCCGCGAGACGCTCGGCGAAATCGCCAAGTTCCTCGATATCTCGCCGCCCGCCACCGACGACGATCTGTCCTGGCCGGTGAAGCGGCCGCCGGCGGACCCCAGCAGTACAGAGCTCGACGGACAGCCGCCGTCACGGTCGCGTGTCGGCGCCTACAAAGGCATTCTCAAGAAGGACATCCTCGACGCCATCGAACGCAACCGGGCGGTTATCGCGAAGGAAACCGGCATCGACTGCTTCGCCGCCGACGAGCCGGAAAACAAGGAACGCTTTGCCAACACCTGGCCGCTCGCCGCGCCGAATTAG
- a CDS encoding lytic transglycosylase domain-containing protein: MKRACGVCVASVAVFFAAGVADSTETAALFRSAQDHAVNGHTLHQPRNGVEAPCGSRQNGTSHPETDIGWSYLGGGSTQALLEDGTAVQRLRRPPRQYVEIVTELATEYDLDPRLVIAVMAVESGFHRRAVSPKGAQGLMQLIPATAARFGVGDPFNARHNITGGMKYLRWLLDHFSGGLPLALAAYNAGENAVIAHGGIPPYDETRDYVRRVLWLYDGIVAFGAQSNGEVSLWSPAPWLKAANGGKSASNC, encoded by the coding sequence ATGAAGCGCGCATGTGGGGTTTGTGTTGCGAGTGTCGCGGTGTTTTTCGCCGCGGGAGTTGCCGATTCCACGGAAACCGCCGCCCTTTTCCGGTCGGCCCAGGATCACGCAGTCAACGGGCATACCCTCCATCAGCCGCGAAACGGCGTGGAGGCGCCGTGCGGCAGCCGGCAGAACGGCACCTCTCACCCCGAGACCGATATCGGCTGGTCTTATCTCGGCGGCGGCAGCACACAGGCCCTGCTCGAAGACGGCACCGCTGTCCAGCGCCTCCGGAGGCCGCCCCGCCAATATGTCGAGATCGTCACCGAACTGGCGACCGAATACGACTTGGACCCGCGTCTGGTGATCGCGGTGATGGCGGTCGAATCCGGCTTCCACCGCCGTGCCGTCTCGCCCAAGGGCGCGCAAGGCCTGATGCAGCTGATCCCGGCGACTGCCGCCCGCTTCGGCGTCGGCGATCCGTTCAATGCGCGGCACAACATCACCGGCGGCATGAAGTATCTGCGCTGGCTGCTCGATCACTTCTCTGGCGGCCTGCCGTTGGCCTTGGCGGCATACAACGCCGGCGAAAACGCGGTCATCGCCCATGGCGGCATTCCGCCGTATGACGAAACCCGTGACTATGTTCGTCGCGTACTGTGGCTCTATGACGGCATCGTCGCCTTCGGCGCACAGAGCAACGGCGAGGTTTCGTTGTGGAGCCCGGCGCCCTGGCTCAAGGCGGCCAACGGCGGCAAAAGCGCGTCGAACTGTTAG
- a CDS encoding TVP38/TMEM64 family protein, producing MIKTRKLAIRATNHQDAIKKDRGPDNDRSWAVTRLLIGLAAFGVLSGVAVAWQVTPLRDWVDLGQFLDRVRALGNSPVAVIVVLAAYPVSGLLMLPTTLIILASLALFGPLWGFIYAILGCLLNALAFYGLGRVFARRSLGFLFSRQLDQVTAMLAGHEILAVAAVNWSQVVNLMLSGLAAGVLRIGFGRYSVGTLLGTVPGIIVLTIFEDRPDKAIHQPTTVNVVGLIAVAIFWLFAAIWCARRLVKGWRHAR from the coding sequence ATGATCAAGACAAGGAAGCTTGCAATTAGGGCAACCAATCATCAAGACGCTATCAAGAAGGACAGGGGCCCCGACAACGATCGAAGCTGGGCGGTAACAAGGCTTTTGATCGGCTTGGCGGCTTTCGGAGTCCTCAGCGGAGTTGCAGTGGCGTGGCAGGTTACGCCACTTCGGGACTGGGTTGACCTGGGCCAGTTCCTCGACCGAGTGCGAGCCCTTGGGAACAGTCCGGTGGCCGTGATTGTTGTTCTGGCTGCTTATCCGGTCAGTGGGCTGCTGATGCTGCCGACCACGTTGATCATCCTTGCGAGTCTTGCGTTATTTGGCCCCTTGTGGGGTTTCATTTACGCGATCCTCGGCTGTCTGCTGAACGCTTTGGCCTTTTACGGCTTGGGGCGAGTCTTTGCACGAAGGAGCCTGGGATTCCTGTTCAGTCGCCAGTTGGATCAGGTCACCGCAATGCTCGCCGGTCACGAGATTTTGGCCGTTGCGGCCGTCAACTGGTCACAGGTCGTAAATTTGATGCTGAGCGGCCTGGCCGCTGGCGTCCTCCGTATCGGCTTTGGGCGCTACTCGGTCGGGACTCTGCTCGGGACCGTGCCAGGAATCATTGTTCTGACGATATTCGAAGACAGGCCTGACAAGGCAATTCATCAGCCAACCACGGTCAATGTGGTCGGCTTGATTGCAGTCGCGATCTTTTGGCTTTTCGCAGCGATTTGGTGTGCCCGTCGATTGGTCAAGGGCTGGAGGCACGCACGATAG
- a CDS encoding N-formylglutamate amidohydrolase encodes MSAELAESGAAEPVLGADDPPPFDCLNGAAPAPYVLVCDHASNRIPGPLDRLGLDDAALGRHIAIDIGAGDLTRALSERLKAPAIVATYSRLVIDNNRYLHDPTSVPEISDGTVIPGNRGLAPIDLEARRDRLFRPYHAALDTALDEMVARVPLPGLVSIHSFTPFFKGIERPWHAGLLWNRDRRLVRPLYDALAANRGVIVGENVPYSARDPYGYTVAEHADVHDRPNILIEMRQDLIDTHQGIETWTEILGDALERALADDGLYQGETP; translated from the coding sequence ATGTCAGCAGAATTGGCAGAATCCGGTGCCGCTGAACCCGTGCTCGGTGCCGATGACCCGCCGCCGTTCGATTGTCTCAACGGTGCGGCGCCGGCGCCCTATGTGCTCGTCTGCGACCATGCCAGCAACCGCATCCCGGGGCCGCTCGACCGGCTCGGCCTCGACGACGCGGCGCTCGGCCGCCATATCGCCATCGACATCGGCGCCGGCGATCTCACCCGCGCGCTGTCCGAACGGCTCAAGGCGCCGGCCATTGTCGCCACCTATTCGCGGCTGGTCATCGACAACAACCGCTACCTGCACGATCCGACCTCGGTTCCGGAGATCAGCGACGGGACGGTGATTCCGGGCAACCGGGGCCTTGCTCCGATCGATCTCGAAGCGCGGAGGGATCGGCTGTTCCGCCCCTATCACGCGGCGCTGGATACGGCGCTTGACGAAATGGTCGCCCGTGTTCCCCTGCCCGGACTGGTCTCCATTCACAGCTTCACGCCTTTTTTCAAAGGGATCGAGAGGCCGTGGCACGCCGGGTTGCTGTGGAACCGGGATCGGCGCCTGGTACGGCCGCTCTATGATGCCCTGGCCGCCAACCGCGGCGTCATCGTTGGCGAGAATGTCCCCTATTCGGCGCGCGACCCCTATGGCTACACGGTCGCCGAGCACGCCGACGTCCATGATCGGCCCAATATCCTGATTGAAATGCGGCAGGATCTTATCGACACTCACCAGGGCATCGAGACTTGGACCGAAATTCTCGGTGACGCCCTGGAACGGGCGCTGGCCGATGACGGACTCTATCAGGGAGAAACCCCGTGA